The genomic segment AGCGGAAGCTGACTGGCTGGCCAAAGGCGACGATGCCCGCTTCATGAGCGATGTAGCGCTGCGCCAGCAGGATTGACGCTGCGCCGAGATATGTCGGCAGGCTTTACAAATCGACCTCATCCGGAAAGCCGTTAACTTCCGTTATCGGCTCATATCAACGATTGGCACGCGCCTTGCGTCTGTTGTCGGTAACCATTCCGGTAGCAGAAAGGGGGACAATTATGCTCCGTAAGGCAATCATCTCGACCATCGTTCTCGGTGCACTCGCCGCGTCCGCGCCTGCCATGGCAGGCGGCTGGGGCGGCTCGACTTCGGGTGGCTGGGGCAAGCCCAAGCCGCCGTCAGGCTCCACCTCCGGCGGTTCCAGCGGAAGCAGCGGCGGCACGCAGGTTCCGGAACCCGGCATGCTGGGCATGGCCGGCGCGGGCCTGATCGGCCTGGCGCTGATCCGCCAGCGTCGCCGCAAGCAGGCTTCTCGCTAAGCCGCACCCTGTCCGCAAACCCGCTTCAGTCTTCGCGGGGTCTGCAATGGATCAGGCAATTGAACGCCCCTCCCCCCACAGGAGGGGCGTTTCGTTTGCGCAAAACCCGTGCCCCGGCTAATGGCCGCGCAACTTCCAAATCGAGGTAACATCAAATGGGTTTCCGTTGCGGGATCGTCGGCCTGCCCAATGTCGGCAAGTCGACTCTCTTCAATGCTCTCACTGAAACGCAGGCCGCACAGGCCGCGAATTATCCCTTCTGCACGATCGAGCCGAATGTCGGCCAGGTCGCGGTGCCGGACGCGCGTCTGTATGAACTCGCGAAGATCGCCGGTTCGCAGAAGATCATCGAAACCCAGCTTGCCTTCGTGGACATTGCCGGTCTGGTGAAAGGCGCCAGCAAGGGCGAAGGCCTGGGCAACCAGTTCCTGGGCAATATCCGCGAGGTTGACGCGGTGGTCCACGTGCTGCGCTGCTTCGAGAATGACGACATCCAGCATGTCGCCAACAAGGTCGATCCCATTGCGGACGCCGAAGTGGTGGAAACCGAACTTCTTCTGTCGGACCTCGAAAGCCTCGAAAAGCGCGTACCCGCCGCCGCCAAGCGCGCCACGACCGGGGACAAGGAATCCAAGCTGATCGCCAGCGTGCTGGGCCAGACGCTGGAACTGCTGCGCGAAGGCAAGCCCGCCCGGCTGACCGAGCCGAAGGACGAGGAGGAAGCCCGCGTCTTCGCACAGGCCCAGCTGCTTACCGCCAAGCCTGTGCTTTATGTCTGCAACGTCTCCGAAGACGATGCGGCCACCGGCAATGAACTGACCGAGAAGGTGTTCGCCAAGGCCAAGGCTGAAGGCGCGCAGGCCGTGATCGTTTCCGCCGCCATCGAGGCCGAACTGGTCGGCATGGCTCCGGAAGACCGGGGCGAGTTCCTTGAATCGCTCGGCCTTGAGGAAACCGGCCTCGCCCGCGTGATCCGCGCCGGATACGAGCTGCTCGGCCTGCAGACCTTCTTTACGGTCGGCCCCAAGGAAGCCCGCGCATGGACTGTCCACAAGGGCGCCAAGGCCCCACAGGCCGCTGGCGAAATCCATACCGATTTCGAAAAGGGCTTCATCCGCGCCGAAACCATCGCCTTTGACGATTACGTCTCGCTGGGCGGTGAAGCCGGTGCGCGCGAACACGGCAAGCTTCGTCAGGAAGGCAAGGAATATGTCGTCCACGATGGCGATGTGATGATGTTCAAGTTCAACGTCTGAGACAAAGGGCGTTCGCTGCGCCTTTGCGGCGAACGCCCTATCTCGTTACCCTTGGCGCATAGGGGCGCTTAGGGACTTCAAATCGACGCATCCCCCGGCAAGACTGCTGGTATGCGTTGGCCCAAACCTCTGATCGCCGCGGCATTTGCCGCCCTCGCCCTCCCCACTGCGGTTCTTGCCTCGCCAGACGGCTCCACGGTTGCGGCACAGGCGGAGGAACGGGCGCCGATCACGATCCTGATCTCGCTCGACGGGTTCCGTAAGGATTATCTCGAACGTGGACTGACCCCCAATCTCGCGGCCCTTGCAGCTGGCGGTGTTCAGGCGGGCATGTATCCCTCCTTCCCCAGCCTCACCTTCCCCAATCATCACTCGATTGCCACCGGGCTGCGCCCCGATCGCAACGGCATCATCGGCAATACGATGAGCGATCCGAACCACTCGCCGGATTTCTGGGTTGGCGGCACCGATGCCTGGTGGTGGAACGAGTCGGTTCCGATCTGGGTCGCGGCCGAAAAGGCAGGCATTCCGACCGCGACGGAAATCTGGCCCGGCACGACTGTTGCCACCAACGGCATCTTCCCCACGGACTGGCACCAGTTCGGCTTCACTATCGGCATGCGTCACCGGACGGATTCGATCATCGACTGGGCGCGGCGCCCGGCGGAAAACCGCCCGCGTTTCATGATGCTCTATATCGAGGAACTGGATCATGCCGGGCATGAGTTCGGGCCGGATTCACCCGAGGTGAACGAAACGCTCGCCGCACTGGACGTGCAACTCGGCCGCCTGCGCGATGCGCTGGCCGGGATGGGGCAGCCCGCCAATCTGGTGATCGTGTCGGATCACGGCATGGCCGCTCGCAGTGAAGAACGCGTGGTTCCGCTCTATGTAGAGATCGACGGGCTAGGCGTGGCCGTGGAACAGGGCGCCTATTCATCCATAAACCCGCTGCCGGGCAAGGATGCGGCGCTGGCCGATGTTCTGCTCAAGCCACATGAACATATGCAGTGCTGGCGCAAGGGGGAGCTTCCCGCTCGCTTCGAATATGGGAAGAACCCGCGCATTCCGGAGTTCTTCTGCCTGGGCGAAACCGGTTGGGCCGTGCGCGGCAAGGCCCCCAAGCCGGGCGACAAGCCCTGGAACGGCGGCACCCATGGCTGGGACAATCAGGACCCGCTGATGCGCGCCATCTTCATCGCCAATGGTCCGGCATTCAAGGCCGGCTCCGCCCTGCCCGATTTCGACAATGTCGATGTCGAACCGCTGCTGCGCGAACTGATCGGCCTGCCGGCGCATGATGCGGAGATCGACGGAACCGCCACCGTGTTCAGGGATGTGCTCGCCCTGTAAGGGCGCCCATCACTCGAAGGCGGCGATGATCGGGCACGGCCCGCCGCTCGAACCTGCACATTCCCTGGCCAGTTTGCGCAGCCTGTCTCGCGCAACGGTCATGTTCTCGATCTTCGCATCCAGATCGGCGATCCGTTCCGCTGCCATTTCGCGCGC from the Erythrobacter sp. SG61-1L genome contains:
- a CDS encoding PEP-CTERM sorting domain-containing protein, which gives rise to MLRKAIISTIVLGALAASAPAMAGGWGGSTSGGWGKPKPPSGSTSGGSSGSSGGTQVPEPGMLGMAGAGLIGLALIRQRRRKQASR
- the ychF gene encoding redox-regulated ATPase YchF, which gives rise to MGFRCGIVGLPNVGKSTLFNALTETQAAQAANYPFCTIEPNVGQVAVPDARLYELAKIAGSQKIIETQLAFVDIAGLVKGASKGEGLGNQFLGNIREVDAVVHVLRCFENDDIQHVANKVDPIADAEVVETELLLSDLESLEKRVPAAAKRATTGDKESKLIASVLGQTLELLREGKPARLTEPKDEEEARVFAQAQLLTAKPVLYVCNVSEDDAATGNELTEKVFAKAKAEGAQAVIVSAAIEAELVGMAPEDRGEFLESLGLEETGLARVIRAGYELLGLQTFFTVGPKEARAWTVHKGAKAPQAAGEIHTDFEKGFIRAETIAFDDYVSLGGEAGAREHGKLRQEGKEYVVHDGDVMMFKFNV
- a CDS encoding ectonucleotide pyrophosphatase/phosphodiesterase — protein: MRWPKPLIAAAFAALALPTAVLASPDGSTVAAQAEERAPITILISLDGFRKDYLERGLTPNLAALAAGGVQAGMYPSFPSLTFPNHHSIATGLRPDRNGIIGNTMSDPNHSPDFWVGGTDAWWWNESVPIWVAAEKAGIPTATEIWPGTTVATNGIFPTDWHQFGFTIGMRHRTDSIIDWARRPAENRPRFMMLYIEELDHAGHEFGPDSPEVNETLAALDVQLGRLRDALAGMGQPANLVIVSDHGMAARSEERVVPLYVEIDGLGVAVEQGAYSSINPLPGKDAALADVLLKPHEHMQCWRKGELPARFEYGKNPRIPEFFCLGETGWAVRGKAPKPGDKPWNGGTHGWDNQDPLMRAIFIANGPAFKAGSALPDFDNVDVEPLLRELIGLPAHDAEIDGTATVFRDVLAL